In a single window of the Synechococcus sp. MW101C3 genome:
- a CDS encoding TIGR00297 family protein, whose amino-acid sequence MLGAPPLLPAQTLQHWLLALALHGLLISAVQRFPLLTRSGWVHAGVLGTLLWGALGWRGWFAVVGYLVLGSLVTRLGFRQKQQQGLAEARGGRRGPENVWGSAATGAVLALLTTVPGAPVPLLLLGFGASFAAKLADTCGSEIGKRWGRHTVLITSLRPVPAGTEGAVSLEGTGASLVGSAVMVLVLKLLGLLGSPPALLLVLLVGVLATLLESWIGATLQARLAWLTNELVNGIQTLLAALIAMGLAWGAVALGLAA is encoded by the coding sequence TTGCTGGGGGCGCCACCGCTGCTGCCGGCCCAGACCCTCCAGCACTGGCTGCTGGCGCTGGCGCTGCATGGCCTGTTGATCAGCGCTGTCCAGCGGTTCCCCCTGCTCACCCGCTCCGGCTGGGTACACGCGGGTGTGCTCGGCACACTGCTGTGGGGCGCGCTCGGCTGGCGCGGCTGGTTTGCGGTGGTGGGCTATCTGGTGCTGGGCTCCCTGGTGACCCGGCTGGGCTTTCGCCAGAAGCAGCAGCAGGGGCTGGCCGAAGCGCGGGGTGGCCGTCGGGGGCCGGAGAACGTGTGGGGCTCCGCAGCCACCGGGGCCGTGCTGGCCCTGCTCACCACCGTGCCTGGAGCGCCGGTGCCGCTGCTGCTGCTGGGTTTCGGGGCCAGTTTCGCCGCCAAGCTTGCCGACACCTGCGGCAGTGAGATCGGCAAGCGCTGGGGGCGTCACACCGTGTTGATCACCTCCCTGCGGCCGGTACCCGCCGGTACGGAAGGGGCGGTCAGTCTGGAGGGGACGGGTGCCAGCCTGGTGGGCAGCGCGGTGATGGTGCTGGTGCTGAAGTTGCTGGGGTTGCTGGGATCGCCCCCCGCGCTGCTGTTGGTGTTGCTGGTGGGGGTGCTGGCCACCCTGCTGGAGAGCTGGATCGGCGCCACCCTGCAGGCGCGGCTCGCCTGGCTGACCAACGAGCTCGTGAACGGAATCCAGACGTTGCTGGCGGCGTTGATCGCCATGGGGCTGGCCTGGGGCGCCGTGGCGCTGGGTCTGGCCGCCTGA
- a CDS encoding sigma-70 family RNA polymerase sigma factor, translated as MTLTIFQRRNPELLAQYQRSGHPRDRNKIVEFNLPLVRQVANRLRPHTAVPFDDLVQQGSIGLIRAVEAFDPAQGTSLSSFAVPFIRGAMQHHLRDNEQPLKASRLLRDLHQRGQTLQQQRLHQQKPALRDAELAAALGCPVAQWQEACSLHWALQCSSLDAPVGTAEASSTPLVEKLSAREAPHPCRADRLSESSCSEPEPQHWLRQRLQDLEVSERRLLEGRVLDGASWRQLGEELGIRARVAQRRFERLAARLRQELSREWGDLFAQA; from the coding sequence ATGACGCTCACCATCTTTCAACGCCGCAATCCCGAGCTGCTGGCGCAATACCAGCGCAGCGGCCATCCACGTGATCGCAACAAGATCGTGGAATTCAACCTGCCCCTGGTCCGGCAGGTGGCCAACCGCCTCCGGCCCCACACCGCCGTGCCGTTCGACGATCTGGTGCAACAGGGCTCGATCGGTCTGATCCGCGCGGTGGAAGCCTTCGATCCGGCCCAGGGCACATCCCTCAGCAGCTTCGCCGTGCCCTTCATCCGCGGGGCCATGCAGCACCACCTGCGCGACAACGAACAGCCGTTGAAAGCCTCACGCCTGCTGCGCGACCTGCATCAGCGCGGGCAGACCCTCCAGCAGCAACGCCTTCACCAGCAGAAGCCCGCGCTCCGCGACGCGGAGCTGGCGGCCGCCCTGGGCTGCCCTGTCGCCCAGTGGCAGGAGGCCTGCAGCCTGCACTGGGCCCTGCAGTGCTCCAGCCTCGATGCGCCGGTTGGCACGGCTGAAGCCTCCAGCACCCCTCTGGTGGAGAAGCTCAGCGCCCGGGAAGCCCCCCATCCCTGCCGCGCCGATCGTCTGAGCGAATCCTCCTGCTCCGAGCCGGAACCGCAGCATTGGCTCAGGCAGCGGCTGCAAGACCTGGAGGTCAGCGAGCGGCGATTGCTGGAAGGGCGGGTGCTGGATGGGGCCTCCTGGCGCCAGCTGGGCGAGGAGCTGGGGATCCGGGCGCGGGTGGCCCAACGCCGCTTCGAACGGCTGGCGGCGCGGCTGCGCCAGGAACTCAGCAGAGAATGGGGGGATCTGTTCGCCCAGGCCTGA
- a CDS encoding GDSL-type esterase/lipase family protein, translating into MLGDSGVYGWGDPDGGGWCEQLRRHWMEIPGGPVLYNLGVRGDGLERLAARLEAEVRCRGELRRQGPQGILLGIGLNDTARVGRPDGRHQLAPEAFLFGLQQLLHQAGQLAPVMVIGLTPVDEAVMPFAGCLWYDLATVRHYEGLLEEACLEADVPFLPLLDGLLEDPHWLRLLDSDGLHLNSAGHRRLYERLKHWPALLRWASLEPQQSRTPA; encoded by the coding sequence GTGCTGGGCGACAGCGGGGTGTACGGCTGGGGAGACCCCGATGGGGGCGGCTGGTGCGAGCAGCTGCGGCGCCACTGGATGGAGATCCCGGGCGGGCCCGTGCTCTACAACCTCGGCGTGCGAGGCGACGGCCTGGAGCGGCTGGCGGCACGGTTGGAGGCGGAAGTGCGCTGCCGCGGTGAGCTGCGGCGCCAGGGGCCCCAGGGGATCCTGCTGGGCATCGGGCTGAACGACACGGCCCGCGTGGGGCGCCCGGATGGGCGCCACCAACTGGCCCCGGAGGCGTTCCTGTTCGGCCTGCAGCAACTGCTGCACCAGGCCGGGCAGCTGGCGCCGGTGATGGTGATCGGCCTCACCCCAGTGGATGAGGCGGTGATGCCCTTCGCCGGCTGTCTCTGGTACGACCTGGCCACCGTGCGCCACTACGAGGGCCTGCTGGAGGAAGCCTGCCTCGAAGCGGATGTGCCGTTCCTACCGCTTCTCGATGGCCTGCTGGAGGATCCGCACTGGCTGCGGCTGCTCGACAGCGACGGGCTGCACCTCAACAGCGCCGGACACCGGCGTCTCTATGAGCGTCTGAAACACTGGCCGGCCCTGTTGCGCTGGGCCTCACTGGAGCCACAACAGAGCCGCACCCCTGCCTGA
- a CDS encoding pyridoxal phosphate-dependent aminotransferase has protein sequence MTSPLALSARARALQPSLTLAITARARELRADGHDICSLSAGEPDFETPAFIRQAASRALEEGATRYGPAAGEPLLRQALAQKLSEENGVPTAADQVLVTNGGKQALYNLFQVLLDPGDEVLLPAPYWLSYPEMAHLAGATVRVLPTAPAQGFRLQPDQLEAAITANSKLLVINSPSNPSGLVLSRQELEQLAAVLRRHPQVAVVSDEIYEFLLAPGLEHHSLAALAPDLADRIFIVNGFAKGWAMTGWRVGYLAGRKDVIAAASALQSQSTSNVCTFAQYGALAAITAPRDCVHAMAQEFNQRRALLSAGLMALPGLTLQQPEGAFYAFPDISGHGLDSMTFSNRLLEDQGLAVVPGVAFGDDRCIRLSCAASPATIDDGLQRLSRFLNRL, from the coding sequence ATGACCAGCCCGTTGGCACTTTCAGCCCGGGCCCGGGCCCTGCAGCCGTCCCTCACCCTGGCGATCACCGCCCGTGCGCGCGAGTTGCGGGCCGACGGCCATGACATCTGCAGCCTCAGCGCGGGTGAACCGGATTTCGAAACGCCCGCCTTCATCCGCCAGGCCGCCAGCCGGGCGCTGGAGGAAGGTGCCACGCGCTATGGACCCGCCGCCGGCGAACCCCTGCTGCGGCAAGCCCTGGCCCAGAAGCTGAGCGAGGAAAACGGTGTGCCCACCGCGGCCGATCAGGTGCTGGTCACCAACGGCGGCAAGCAGGCGCTCTACAACCTCTTCCAGGTGCTGCTCGACCCCGGCGACGAGGTGCTGCTGCCGGCCCCCTACTGGCTCAGCTATCCGGAGATGGCGCACCTGGCAGGCGCCACGGTGCGCGTGCTGCCCACCGCACCCGCTCAGGGCTTCCGGCTCCAACCCGACCAGCTCGAGGCCGCCATCACGGCCAACAGCAAGCTGCTGGTGATCAACAGCCCCTCCAACCCCTCGGGTCTGGTGCTCAGCCGGCAGGAGCTGGAGCAGCTCGCTGCCGTGCTGCGCCGCCATCCGCAGGTGGCGGTGGTGAGCGATGAGATCTACGAATTCCTGTTGGCACCTGGCCTGGAGCACCACAGCCTGGCGGCCCTGGCCCCCGACCTCGCCGACCGCATCTTCATCGTCAACGGCTTTGCCAAGGGCTGGGCGATGACCGGCTGGCGGGTGGGTTACCTCGCCGGCCGCAAGGATGTGATCGCCGCCGCCAGCGCCCTGCAGAGCCAGAGCACGAGCAACGTCTGCACCTTCGCCCAGTACGGCGCGCTGGCGGCGATCACCGCCCCGCGTGACTGCGTTCATGCCATGGCCCAGGAGTTCAACCAGCGCCGGGCGCTGCTGAGTGCCGGCCTGATGGCTCTGCCCGGCCTCACTCTGCAGCAGCCAGAAGGGGCCTTCTACGCCTTCCCGGACATCAGCGGCCATGGGCTTGATTCCATGACCTTCTCCAACCGGCTGCTGGAGGACCAGGGGCTGGCGGTGGTTCCCGGGGTGGCCTTCGGCGACGACCGCTGCATCCGCCTCTCGTGTGCAGCCTCTCCAGCCACCATCGACGACGGCCTGCAGCGCCTCAGCCGTTTCCTGAACCGTCTCTGA
- a CDS encoding uracil-DNA glycosylase family protein, whose translation MEQSEPLPGVVVQPSLFGGRAVDAGAQASGGMPLVEAVIASAPRHAAAEPPDPTAALAALHGACEACRRCGLALGRQQVVVSRGNPAASLMVIGEGPGAQEDASGSPFVGRAGQLLDQMFASVAIDTRQDAYICNVVKCRPPENRKPTPEEMAACLPWLLKQIELVQPKVLVLAGATAMEGVLGLKGGITKLRGQWRQWRGLWCLPIFHPSYLLRNPSRERGTPKWLTWQDLQDVRRRLNQLEAGSPYLDADGASAGATPATTPATTPVADISAD comes from the coding sequence ATGGAACAGAGCGAACCCCTGCCCGGAGTTGTGGTGCAACCCAGCCTGTTCGGAGGCAGGGCGGTGGATGCCGGAGCGCAGGCGTCCGGCGGGATGCCGTTGGTTGAGGCCGTGATCGCCAGCGCCCCCCGTCATGCAGCCGCTGAGCCCCCCGATCCAACGGCGGCCCTGGCCGCTCTGCACGGCGCCTGCGAAGCCTGCCGCCGTTGCGGGTTGGCTCTGGGACGGCAGCAGGTGGTGGTGAGCCGCGGCAATCCGGCCGCCTCGCTGATGGTGATCGGCGAGGGTCCCGGCGCCCAGGAAGATGCCAGCGGCTCGCCCTTCGTGGGCCGCGCCGGCCAGTTGCTCGATCAGATGTTTGCCAGCGTGGCGATCGACACCCGCCAGGACGCCTACATCTGCAACGTGGTGAAGTGCCGTCCACCCGAGAACCGCAAGCCGACGCCGGAGGAAATGGCCGCCTGCCTGCCCTGGCTGCTGAAGCAGATCGAGCTTGTGCAGCCCAAGGTGCTGGTATTGGCCGGTGCCACGGCGATGGAGGGGGTGCTGGGCCTGAAGGGGGGGATCACCAAGCTGCGCGGCCAGTGGCGGCAGTGGCGGGGGCTGTGGTGCCTGCCGATCTTTCATCCTTCCTATCTGCTGCGCAACCCATCGCGCGAGCGCGGCACCCCCAAATGGCTTACCTGGCAGGACCTCCAGGACGTGCGCCGCCGTCTCAATCAGCTGGAGGCAGGCTCTCCCTATCTGGATGCAGACGGGGCCTCAGCTGGGGCGACCCCCGCGACCACACCAGCGACCACTCCGGTAGCGGACATCTCCGCCGACTGA
- the ispG gene encoding (E)-4-hydroxy-3-methylbut-2-enyl-diphosphate synthase: MTGTVARPQTAPAGLPTDWASNPRYDTVIRRRKTRSVRVGDVWVGSDHPVVVQSMINEDTLDIAGATAGIRRLHESGCEIVRLTVPSLAHAKAVGEIRKRLEDSYRPVPLVADVHHNGMKIALEVAQHVDKVRINPGLYVFDKPDPNRTEFTPEEVAAIGERIQATLEPLVSLLKEQDKGLRIGVNHGSLAERMLFTYGDTPLGMVESAMEFIHICDRLDFHNIVVSMKASRAPVMLAAYRMMADRMDAEGFHYPLHLGVTEAGDGDYGRIKSTAGIATLLAEGLGDTIRVSLTEAPEKEIPVCYSILQALGLRKTMVEYVACPSCGRTLFNLEEVLHVVRNATAHLTGLDIAVMGCIVNGPGEMADADYGYVGKTPGTISLYRGREEIRRVPEAEGVEALIALIKEDGRWVDP, from the coding sequence ATGACCGGCACCGTGGCCCGGCCCCAGACCGCCCCGGCAGGTCTGCCCACTGACTGGGCCAGCAACCCGCGCTACGACACGGTGATCCGCCGCCGCAAGACCCGCAGCGTGCGGGTGGGCGATGTGTGGGTGGGCAGCGACCACCCGGTGGTGGTGCAGTCGATGATCAACGAGGACACCCTCGACATCGCGGGTGCCACCGCCGGCATCCGTCGCCTCCATGAATCCGGCTGCGAGATCGTGCGGCTCACGGTGCCGAGCCTGGCCCACGCCAAGGCGGTGGGAGAGATCCGCAAGCGCCTCGAAGACAGCTACCGCCCCGTGCCGCTGGTGGCTGACGTGCACCACAACGGTATGAAGATCGCCCTTGAGGTGGCCCAGCATGTCGACAAGGTGCGCATCAACCCCGGGTTGTATGTGTTCGACAAACCCGACCCCAACCGCACGGAGTTCACCCCCGAGGAGGTGGCCGCGATCGGTGAGCGCATCCAGGCCACGCTCGAACCGCTGGTGAGCCTGCTGAAAGAGCAGGACAAGGGCCTGCGCATCGGCGTGAATCACGGCTCCCTGGCGGAGCGGATGTTGTTCACCTACGGCGACACCCCGCTGGGGATGGTGGAGAGCGCCATGGAGTTCATCCACATCTGCGACCGCCTCGACTTCCACAACATCGTGGTGTCGATGAAGGCTTCGCGGGCGCCGGTGATGCTGGCGGCCTACCGGATGATGGCCGACCGCATGGACGCCGAAGGCTTCCACTACCCGCTGCATCTGGGCGTCACCGAGGCGGGTGACGGCGACTACGGCCGCATCAAGAGCACGGCCGGCATCGCCACCCTGCTGGCCGAGGGCCTGGGGGACACGATCAGGGTGTCCCTCACCGAGGCCCCAGAGAAGGAGATCCCAGTCTGCTACTCGATCCTGCAGGCGCTGGGCCTGCGCAAGACGATGGTGGAGTACGTGGCCTGCCCCAGCTGCGGCCGCACCCTGTTCAACCTGGAGGAGGTGCTGCACGTGGTGCGCAACGCCACCGCCCACCTCACCGGCCTCGACATCGCCGTAATGGGCTGCATCGTCAACGGCCCCGGCGAGATGGCCGACGCCGACTACGGCTACGTGGGCAAAACCCCCGGCACCATCTCTCTCTACCGCGGCCGCGAAGAGATCCGCCGTGTGCCGGAAGCGGAGGGTGTGGAAGCGCTGATCGCTCTGATCAAGGAAGACGGCCGCTGGGTCGACCCCTGA
- a CDS encoding S41 family peptidase, with translation MSRGSTSILVLAGLGACAAAAVVGGEWLMAPSAASLITDSPKEVMDQAWQIVFRDYLDTTGKYTPEQWRKLRRDLLAKTYGNTKESYEAIRGMLGTLDDPYTRFMDPREFKEMQIDTSGELSGVGIQLSLDKDTKELVVVSPIDGSPASRAGVMPKDVIISIDGKSTKGMSTEDAVKLIRGQAGTKVTLQVRRKNQVLEMPLTRDRIELHAVEHQVNTTPDGFKVGYIRLKQFNANASKDMRAALRDLESKGVQGYVLDLRSNPGGLLVASIEIARQWLDEGIIVSTKTRDGIQDVRRANGRALTKAPLVILVNEGSASASEILSGALQDNKRGVLVGQKTFGKGLVQSVRGLSDGSGMTVTIAKYLTPSGRDIHKHGIKPDVSVKLSEQEARSLKLEEIGTRNDPQYRVAENTLVKQLRTVGKAPGKPYNPSSANLPAALGPTN, from the coding sequence ATGTCCAGGGGTAGCACCAGCATTCTCGTCCTGGCTGGGCTCGGCGCCTGTGCGGCCGCAGCCGTGGTGGGTGGCGAATGGCTGATGGCGCCCAGTGCTGCCTCCCTGATCACCGACAGCCCCAAGGAGGTGATGGATCAGGCCTGGCAGATCGTCTTCCGCGATTATCTCGACACCACCGGCAAATACACCCCGGAGCAGTGGCGCAAGCTGCGCCGCGACCTCCTCGCCAAAACCTACGGCAATACCAAAGAGAGCTACGAGGCCATCCGGGGCATGCTCGGCACCCTCGATGATCCCTACACCCGCTTCATGGATCCGCGGGAGTTCAAGGAGATGCAGATCGACACCTCGGGGGAACTCTCCGGTGTCGGCATCCAGCTGAGCCTCGACAAGGACACCAAGGAACTGGTGGTGGTGTCCCCGATTGACGGCTCCCCAGCTTCGCGGGCCGGCGTGATGCCGAAGGACGTGATCATCTCGATCGACGGCAAGAGCACCAAGGGGATGAGCACGGAAGACGCGGTGAAGCTGATCCGCGGCCAGGCTGGCACCAAGGTGACCCTGCAGGTGCGGCGCAAGAATCAGGTGCTCGAGATGCCGCTCACCCGCGATCGCATCGAGCTGCACGCGGTGGAACATCAGGTGAACACCACCCCTGATGGCTTCAAGGTGGGCTACATCCGCCTCAAGCAGTTCAACGCCAATGCCTCCAAGGACATGCGTGCCGCTCTGCGCGACTTGGAGAGCAAGGGGGTGCAGGGGTATGTGCTGGATCTGCGCAGCAACCCCGGTGGCCTGCTGGTGGCGAGCATCGAGATCGCCCGCCAGTGGCTCGATGAAGGCATCATCGTGTCCACCAAAACCCGCGACGGCATCCAGGACGTGCGGCGCGCCAACGGCCGGGCACTCACCAAGGCTCCTCTGGTGATCCTGGTGAATGAGGGTTCCGCCAGTGCCAGCGAAATCCTCTCCGGTGCCCTGCAGGACAACAAGCGAGGGGTGCTGGTGGGTCAGAAGACCTTCGGCAAGGGGTTGGTGCAGTCAGTGCGGGGGCTCTCCGATGGCTCCGGCATGACCGTGACCATCGCCAAATACCTCACCCCCAGCGGCCGCGACATCCACAAGCACGGCATCAAACCCGATGTGTCGGTGAAGCTGAGCGAACAGGAGGCCCGATCACTCAAGCTCGAAGAGATCGGCACCCGCAACGATCCTCAGTACCGGGTGGCTGAAAACACCTTGGTGAAGCAACTGCGCACGGTGGGCAAGGCACCCGGCAAGCCCTACAACCCCTCAAGTGCCAACCTGCCGGCTGCTCTCGGACCCACTAACTGA
- the mfd gene encoding transcription-repair coupling factor, with protein MPLTALVRQLEQVPLTGEVLQRIERQERLSLRGASRAGRALIASALARQRQTPLLVIVPTLEEAGRWAALLELMGWPTAQLYPTSEGSPYEPFDPTTEITWGQLQVLAELVDAGSADGNSHPWQGAVVATERALQPHLPPPAALAARCLCLRKGDTVDLEQLADTLSRLGYERVPTIEQEGSWSRRGDIVDVFPVSAELPVRLEFFGEELEKLKEFDPATQRSLDATEAVRLTPSGYGPLVADALRETMPVGLEGLLQPEALDQLLEGGTPEGMRRLMGLAWARPASLLDYLPARTLIAVDERRHCRAHGQQWFDHADSHHGEVQAELAAACGQPVLLPALLHRPPEQALEDVEAFAGFDLAELAETDRHPNAFDLSSRPVPAHPNAFGRLAALVKGYQQEKAKVWLLSAQPSRAVALLEEHDCIARFVPNPHDFPAIERLVEQNTPVALKLKGTAELEGLQLPAWKLVLLTDREFFGQHSLAASGYVRRRRKAASRTVDPGKMQPGDFVVHRNHGIGRFLKLEKLAISGESRDYLVVQYADGTLRVAADQLGSLGRYRASTDTPPELNRMGGVAWARAKERALKAVRKVALDLVKLYAERHQAPGIVFPPDGPWQSELEDSFPYEPTPDQLKAIAEVKRDMETAKPMDRLVCGDVGFGKTEVAIRALFKAVTAGRQAALLAPTTVLAQQHWRTLSERFAPYPLKVALLNRFRTTLERKAIQEGLAAGTIDIVVGTHQLLGKGTSFKQLGLLVVDEEQRFGVNQKEKIKALRKDVDVLTLSATPIPRTLYMSLSGVREMSLITTPPPLRRPIKTHLAARDDEAVRSAIRQELDRGGQVFYVVPRVEGIEEVAGQLREMLPGLKLLVAHGQMAEGELESAMVAFNAGEADVMLCTTIIESGLDIPRVNTILVEDAHRFGLAQLYQLRGRVGRSGIQAHAWLFYPGDGALSEAARQRLRAIQEFAQLGSGYQLAMRDMEIRGVGNLLGVEQSGQLEAIGFDLYMEMLQESLAEIQGQDIPVVEDTQIDLPITAFIPADWITEADEKMAAYRAAAGCTAKSELLQLAADWVDRYGALPAPVQSLLQLMELKLLAKRCGFSRLKPEKPNIVLETPMEEPAFRLLRQGLPQHLHGRLVYQGGAGSTAKVLARGLSVLPAEKQLDTLMEWLTAMAGQIPAADGLTDAQRQDQAAARNAAVLVV; from the coding sequence ATGCCCCTCACCGCCCTGGTGCGCCAGCTCGAGCAGGTGCCCCTCACCGGTGAGGTGCTGCAACGGATCGAGCGCCAAGAACGGCTGAGCCTGCGGGGCGCCTCCCGGGCCGGTCGTGCTCTGATCGCCAGTGCCCTGGCCCGGCAGCGGCAGACGCCTCTGCTGGTGATCGTGCCCACGCTGGAAGAGGCGGGCCGCTGGGCGGCGCTGCTGGAACTGATGGGCTGGCCCACGGCCCAGCTTTATCCCACCAGTGAGGGCTCGCCCTACGAACCCTTCGATCCCACCACCGAGATCACCTGGGGGCAACTGCAGGTACTCGCCGAGCTGGTGGATGCGGGAAGCGCCGACGGCAACAGCCACCCGTGGCAGGGGGCCGTGGTGGCCACCGAGCGGGCCCTGCAACCCCACCTGCCGCCGCCCGCGGCCCTGGCCGCCCGCTGCCTGTGCCTGCGCAAGGGCGACACGGTGGACCTGGAGCAGCTGGCCGACACCCTCAGCCGCCTCGGCTACGAGCGGGTGCCCACGATCGAGCAGGAGGGCAGCTGGAGCCGCCGCGGCGACATCGTCGACGTGTTTCCGGTGAGCGCCGAGCTGCCGGTGCGGCTGGAGTTCTTCGGCGAGGAGCTGGAGAAGCTCAAGGAATTCGACCCCGCCACCCAGCGTTCGCTCGATGCCACCGAGGCGGTGCGGCTCACCCCCAGTGGCTACGGCCCGCTGGTGGCGGATGCCCTGCGGGAAACGATGCCGGTGGGGCTCGAGGGGCTGTTGCAGCCGGAAGCGCTCGATCAGCTGCTGGAGGGCGGCACGCCCGAGGGGATGCGGCGGCTGATGGGTCTGGCCTGGGCGCGGCCCGCCTCCCTGCTCGATTACCTGCCCGCCAGGACGTTGATTGCGGTGGATGAGCGGCGCCATTGTCGCGCCCACGGCCAGCAGTGGTTCGATCACGCCGACAGCCACCACGGCGAGGTGCAGGCGGAGCTGGCGGCAGCCTGCGGCCAGCCGGTGCTACTGCCCGCCCTGCTGCACCGGCCGCCCGAGCAGGCCCTTGAGGATGTCGAGGCGTTCGCCGGTTTCGATCTGGCTGAACTGGCGGAAACCGACCGCCACCCCAACGCCTTCGATCTCTCCAGCCGTCCGGTGCCGGCCCATCCGAACGCCTTCGGCCGCCTAGCGGCGCTGGTGAAGGGCTACCAACAGGAAAAGGCGAAGGTGTGGCTGCTTTCGGCCCAGCCGTCACGGGCGGTGGCGCTGCTGGAGGAGCACGACTGCATCGCCCGCTTCGTGCCCAACCCGCACGACTTCCCGGCGATCGAGCGGTTGGTGGAGCAGAACACACCTGTGGCGCTCAAGCTCAAGGGCACCGCCGAGCTGGAAGGGCTGCAACTGCCGGCCTGGAAGCTGGTGCTGCTCACCGACCGGGAGTTCTTCGGCCAGCACAGCCTGGCCGCCAGCGGCTATGTGCGGCGGCGCCGCAAGGCGGCCAGCCGCACGGTGGATCCGGGCAAGATGCAACCCGGCGATTTCGTGGTGCACCGCAATCACGGCATCGGCCGCTTCCTCAAGCTGGAGAAGCTGGCGATCAGCGGCGAAAGCCGCGATTACCTGGTGGTGCAGTACGCCGACGGCACCCTGCGGGTGGCCGCCGACCAGCTGGGCAGCCTGGGCCGCTACCGCGCCAGCACCGACACGCCGCCGGAGCTCAACCGCATGGGGGGCGTGGCCTGGGCGCGGGCCAAGGAGAGAGCGCTCAAGGCGGTGCGCAAGGTGGCGCTCGACCTGGTGAAGCTGTACGCAGAGCGCCATCAGGCCCCCGGCATCGTGTTTCCGCCCGATGGCCCGTGGCAAAGCGAGCTGGAGGATTCCTTCCCCTATGAGCCCACGCCGGATCAGCTGAAGGCGATCGCGGAAGTGAAACGCGACATGGAGACCGCCAAGCCGATGGACCGGCTGGTGTGCGGCGATGTGGGCTTCGGCAAGACCGAGGTGGCGATCCGGGCGTTGTTCAAGGCGGTGACCGCCGGACGCCAGGCGGCGCTGCTGGCCCCCACCACGGTGCTGGCCCAGCAGCACTGGCGCACCTTGAGCGAACGCTTTGCGCCCTACCCGCTCAAGGTGGCGCTGCTCAATCGCTTCCGCACAACGCTGGAGCGCAAGGCGATTCAGGAAGGGCTGGCCGCCGGCACGATCGACATCGTGGTGGGCACCCACCAGCTGCTGGGCAAGGGCACCAGCTTCAAGCAACTGGGGCTGCTGGTGGTGGACGAGGAGCAGCGCTTCGGTGTGAACCAGAAAGAGAAGATCAAGGCGCTGCGAAAAGACGTCGACGTGCTGACGCTTTCCGCCACGCCGATTCCACGCACGCTCTACATGAGCCTGTCGGGGGTGCGGGAGATGAGCCTGATCACCACGCCGCCACCGCTGCGCCGCCCGATCAAGACCCACCTGGCCGCCCGCGACGATGAGGCGGTGCGCAGCGCCATCCGCCAGGAACTGGATCGTGGCGGCCAGGTGTTCTACGTGGTGCCGCGGGTGGAGGGAATCGAGGAGGTGGCGGGCCAGTTGCGCGAGATGCTGCCGGGCCTGAAGTTGCTGGTGGCCCACGGCCAGATGGCCGAAGGGGAACTGGAGAGCGCGATGGTGGCCTTCAATGCCGGCGAAGCCGATGTGATGCTCTGCACCACGATCATCGAAAGCGGCCTGGATATCCCACGGGTGAACACAATTCTGGTGGAAGACGCCCACAGATTCGGCCTCGCCCAGCTGTATCAACTGCGCGGTCGGGTGGGCCGCAGCGGCATCCAGGCCCATGCCTGGTTGTTCTATCCCGGTGATGGCGCCCTCAGTGAGGCGGCACGGCAGCGGCTGCGGGCGATCCAGGAGTTCGCGCAACTGGGCAGCGGCTACCAGCTGGCGATGCGCGACATGGAGATCCGCGGCGTGGGCAACCTGCTGGGGGTGGAGCAGAGCGGCCAGCTCGAAGCGATCGGCTTCGACCTCTATATGGAGATGCTGCAGGAAAGCCTGGCGGAGATCCAGGGCCAGGACATCCCCGTGGTGGAAGACACCCAGATCGATCTGCCGATCACCGCCTTCATCCCCGCCGACTGGATCACCGAAGCGGACGAAAAGATGGCCGCCTACCGGGCTGCTGCCGGCTGCACCGCCAAGAGCGAACTGCTCCAGCTGGCTGCCGACTGGGTGGATCGCTACGGGGCCCTGCCGGCGCCGGTGCAGAGCCTGCTGCAGTTGATGGAACTCAAACTGCTGGCCAAACGCTGCGGCTTCTCACGCCTCAAGCCCGAAAAGCCCAACATCGTGCTGGAAACCCCGATGGAGGAGCCCGCCTTCCGGCTGCTGCGCCAGGGCCTGCCCCAGCACCTGCACGGCCGGTTGGTGTATCAGGGCGGCGCCGGCAGCACCGCAAAAGTGCTGGCCCGCGGCCTCAGCGTGCTCCCCGCCGAGAAGCAGCTCGACACCCTGATGGAGTGGCTCACCGCCATGGCCGGCCAGATCCCCGCCGCTGATGGCCTCACCGACGCCCAGCGCCAGGACCAAGCAGCCGCCAGGAATGCGGCGGTGTTGGTGGTTTGA